The Clostridium sporogenes genome contains a region encoding:
- a CDS encoding type 1 glutamine amidotransferase: MELNICHLYPDLLNVYGDIGNILVLKYRAQQRGIKINLSNVSIKDSFPIDKYDIALFGGGQDYEQAIVSKDMVETKKDDLTEYIEKGKVLLAICGGYQLLGKYYTTPEGEKLDGLNILDIYTEGGDTRFIGNTVIKNEEFNETYVGFENHSGRTYIGNLKPLGKVIVGYGNNGEDHQEGCIYKNTFGTYFHGSLLSKNPELADRLLSTALKNKYGEYINLEPLDDNLEIKAKEFIVNRESKS, translated from the coding sequence ATGGAACTTAATATATGTCATCTATACCCTGATTTATTAAATGTATATGGGGATATAGGTAATATTCTAGTATTAAAATATAGAGCTCAGCAAAGAGGTATAAAAATAAATTTATCTAATGTTTCCATAAAAGATAGCTTTCCCATAGATAAATATGATATAGCTCTATTTGGAGGAGGCCAGGATTATGAACAGGCCATAGTTTCAAAAGATATGGTAGAAACTAAAAAAGATGACCTTACAGAATACATAGAAAAAGGAAAAGTTTTATTAGCTATCTGTGGTGGCTATCAATTATTAGGTAAATATTATACTACACCAGAAGGTGAAAAACTTGATGGACTAAATATATTAGATATATACACAGAAGGTGGAGACACTAGATTTATAGGAAACACAGTAATAAAAAATGAAGAATTTAATGAAACCTATGTAGGTTTTGAAAATCATTCTGGAAGAACCTATATAGGAAATTTAAAACCTTTAGGCAAAGTTATAGTGGGTTATGGTAACAATGGTGAGGATCATCAAGAAGGTTGTATTTATAAAAACACCTTTGGAACCTATTTCCATGGTTCTCTACTTTCCAAAAACCCAGAACTAGCAGACAGACTACTTTCTACTGCTCTAAAAAATAAATATGGGGAATACATAAACCTAGAACCCCTAGATGATAATCTAGAAATCAAAGCAAAAGAATTTATTGTTAATAGAGAAAGTAAGTCCTAA
- a CDS encoding Mur ligase family protein, translated as MCKINIKSFFSIMISKIVLKLSKTLFKGGTNFPGRVALKLDRKILKTVAKDYKIILVTGTNGKTTTTSMIYNMIKDSNKFVISNSTGANMFPGIVACFVENFSFNNKEEKYAVIEVDEANVKFITEYVSPEIITITNLFRDQLDRYGEVYTTLKKILEGVEKSPNSKLILNGDESLLGDLNNSLPNKVLYYGFSNSKNSDTVIDVNADSKFCKKCKHPYSYEFLTYNHLGNYYCESCGYKRPNLTFSLDEVEDLTPEGSLVIMDNQEYYINQPGLYNVYNALCAYSMAKTLGIEKSIIFNSLKSQKSSFGRQESINIEGKDVKIILVKNPAGYDQAINTIVLDKKKINLALLLNDNYADGRDVSWIWDVKFEKLNSLDIDNILISGVRLYDMAIRLKIAGLPNEKFKLSQNHDDLLEDIKSCKEETVYILATYTAMTSFRKFLNSKGYIKKLW; from the coding sequence GTGTGTAAAATTAATATAAAATCTTTTTTCAGTATAATGATTTCAAAAATAGTGCTAAAATTATCTAAAACACTCTTTAAAGGTGGAACCAATTTTCCCGGAAGAGTTGCTTTAAAATTAGATAGAAAAATATTAAAAACAGTAGCTAAGGATTATAAAATAATTCTTGTAACAGGGACTAATGGTAAAACCACTACAACTAGTATGATATACAATATGATTAAAGACAGTAATAAATTTGTAATATCCAACAGCACTGGTGCAAATATGTTTCCAGGCATAGTAGCTTGTTTTGTAGAAAATTTTTCTTTCAATAATAAAGAAGAGAAGTATGCAGTTATAGAAGTAGATGAAGCCAATGTAAAATTTATTACAGAATATGTATCTCCTGAAATAATAACTATAACAAACTTATTTAGAGATCAACTAGATAGATATGGAGAAGTTTATACTACTTTGAAAAAAATATTAGAAGGTGTTGAAAAATCTCCAAATTCAAAGCTTATATTAAATGGAGATGAATCACTTTTAGGTGATTTAAATAATTCTCTTCCTAATAAAGTTTTATATTATGGATTTTCCAACTCTAAAAACAGTGATACTGTAATAGATGTAAATGCAGACTCAAAATTTTGTAAAAAATGTAAACATCCTTATTCCTATGAATTTTTAACTTATAATCATTTAGGAAACTACTACTGTGAAAGCTGTGGATATAAAAGACCTAACTTAACCTTTTCCTTAGATGAAGTAGAGGATTTAACACCAGAAGGATCTTTGGTTATAATGGATAATCAAGAATATTACATAAATCAACCTGGTCTATACAATGTTTATAATGCCCTATGTGCTTATTCTATGGCTAAAACATTAGGTATAGAAAAATCCATTATATTTAATTCATTAAAAAGTCAAAAAAGTAGTTTTGGTAGACAAGAAAGCATAAACATAGAAGGTAAAGATGTTAAAATAATATTAGTTAAAAATCCTGCTGGATATGATCAAGCCATAAATACCATAGTTTTAGATAAGAAAAAAATAAATTTAGCCCTACTTTTAAATGATAACTATGCAGATGGTAGAGATGTATCCTGGATATGGGATGTAAAATTTGAAAAATTAAATTCTCTAGATATAGATAATATACTAATCTCTGGCGTTAGATTATATGATATGGCTATAAGATTAAAAATAGCAGGTCTTCCAAATGAAAAATTTAAACTATCTCAAAATCATGATGATTTATTAGAGGATATAAAAAGTTGCAAGGAAGAAACAGTATATATATTAGCTACATACACTGCTATGACATCTTTTAGAAAATTCCTAAATTCTAAAGGATATATTAAAAAATTATGGTAA
- a CDS encoding type I phosphomannose isomerase catalytic subunit, with amino-acid sequence MYPLKFNNIYLNKVWGGRGLKKFRDNLPKGDIGESWDISFHQDLISVIKNGELKGKTLEDAIELYKNKLMGDCIFDRYKKFPLLLKIISAEKKLSIQVHPGEKDILNSKESPKKEAWYVMEAKVGSYIILGSKIKDKAVLRKVIDNGTVEDYLYKVPVKKGDVFYIDSGMIHAIGKGVTLIEIQQNSDTTYRLYDYNRGRKLDLEKGMNCVNLDIKPNKKSGLKVQLKNCNKTYCFLSEAFVMEKYEVYYFLKEKSDKERFFIFTCVDGQGQINYSEGRQNLNRGDSILIPAYMGDYTLRGNMNLLKFYIPDIEKSINSIVNIIKC; translated from the coding sequence ATGTATCCTTTAAAATTTAATAATATATATTTAAATAAAGTATGGGGTGGAAGAGGTTTAAAAAAATTTAGAGATAATCTTCCTAAAGGAGATATAGGTGAAAGTTGGGATATATCATTTCACCAAGACTTAATAAGTGTAATTAAAAATGGAGAACTTAAGGGGAAAACATTAGAAGATGCTATAGAATTATATAAAAATAAACTAATGGGAGATTGTATATTTGATAGGTATAAAAAATTTCCATTACTTTTAAAAATAATAAGTGCAGAAAAAAAATTATCCATACAAGTACATCCAGGTGAAAAAGATATTTTAAATTCAAAGGAAAGTCCCAAAAAAGAAGCCTGGTATGTTATGGAAGCTAAAGTGGGTTCTTATATAATTTTAGGTAGCAAAATAAAAGATAAAGCTGTACTTAGGAAGGTTATAGATAATGGCACAGTTGAAGATTATTTATATAAAGTACCAGTAAAAAAGGGAGATGTATTTTATATAGATAGTGGAATGATTCATGCTATAGGCAAAGGAGTTACATTAATTGAAATTCAACAAAACAGTGATACAACTTATAGATTATATGATTATAATAGAGGAAGAAAACTAGATTTAGAAAAAGGAATGAATTGTGTAAATTTAGATATTAAACCTAATAAGAAATCAGGCTTAAAAGTGCAATTAAAAAATTGTAATAAAACTTATTGCTTTCTGTCAGAGGCCTTTGTTATGGAAAAATATGAAGTATATTATTTTTTAAAAGAAAAAAGTGATAAAGAAAGATTCTTTATTTTTACTTGTGTAGATGGACAAGGACAAATTAATTATAGTGAAGGGCGACAAAATTTAAATAGGGGAGATAGTATACTCATACCTGCTTATATGGGTGATTATACATTAAGAGGTAATATGAATTTGTTGAAATTTTATATACCTGATATAGAAAAGTCTATTAATAGTATTGTAAATATAATAAAATGTTAA
- a CDS encoding transglutaminase domain-containing protein: MYRKRLKLKTVCVFILVLFINILFISCKGGNSNKGIIVEKWDNFYEGNNIHFYYSDGKSPNPQQLKSKYSLDKLTSKGKDDIDKALKITSWLNNKLKFSKNSIKTEDDPLTILEKYKEGETVSDKEFNEIFTEAISSVGIYSRIGEFRVKDAQHSKKDDFFMVSEIWSDKYKKWIMIDVVNSCYMKKAGVPLSAIEVLNNGISNLEVNGVKDKNKYIKKMERYFYSYTIGIDNNIHDGVKSNSYVTYISKGQVPELKTIKGYIKPTIFVNNDSLFTISPKTQYKDLQNDKKPTLIISKKNTEGKEEETPSFYVASFKDSVMVKEFHISVNGADFGKVNNIFELKLKEGQNSIKLSENGKDVVREVIVNYKK, from the coding sequence ATGTATAGAAAAAGATTAAAATTAAAGACTGTATGTGTTTTTATTCTTGTATTATTTATTAATATATTGTTTATTTCCTGCAAAGGGGGAAATAGCAATAAGGGTATTATAGTAGAAAAATGGGATAATTTTTATGAAGGAAACAACATACATTTTTATTATAGTGATGGTAAAAGTCCAAACCCTCAACAATTGAAATCTAAGTATTCTTTAGATAAACTTACATCAAAAGGGAAAGATGATATAGATAAGGCTTTAAAGATAACTAGTTGGTTAAATAACAAATTGAAGTTTTCTAAAAATAGCATAAAGACAGAAGATGATCCTTTAACTATATTGGAGAAATATAAAGAGGGAGAGACAGTTTCAGATAAAGAGTTTAATGAAATTTTTACAGAGGCTATTTCTTCTGTTGGCATATATTCAAGAATAGGGGAATTTAGAGTTAAGGACGCTCAGCATAGCAAGAAAGATGATTTTTTCATGGTTTCAGAAATTTGGAGCGATAAATATAAAAAATGGATAATGATAGATGTGGTTAATTCATGTTATATGAAGAAAGCTGGAGTACCTTTAAGTGCTATAGAAGTTTTAAATAATGGAATAAGTAACCTGGAAGTAAATGGAGTTAAAGATAAAAATAAATATATTAAAAAAATGGAGAGATATTTTTATAGTTATACTATAGGAATTGATAATAATATTCATGATGGAGTTAAAAGTAATTCCTATGTTACCTATATATCAAAGGGACAGGTACCAGAATTGAAAACTATTAAGGGATATATTAAACCAACTATTTTTGTAAATAATGATTCTTTATTTACTATTTCACCTAAAACTCAGTATAAAGATCTACAAAATGATAAAAAACCCACTCTAATAATATCTAAAAAGAATACTGAAGGAAAAGAAGAAGAAACTCCAAGTTTTTATGTGGCTTCTTTTAAAGATAGTGTTATGGTTAAAGAGTTCCATATAAGTGTCAATGGAGCAGATTTTGGTAAGGTAAACAATATTTTTGAATTAAAATTAAAAGAAGGGCAAAACTCTATAAAATTATCAGAAAATGGTAAGGATGTTGTAAGGGAAGTAATAGTGAATTATAAAAAGTAA
- a CDS encoding undecaprenyl-diphosphate phosphatase, giving the protein MLLILKAIIIGIVEGITEFLPVSSTGHMIIAGSLIGFDGTVYRKAYTDMFSVVIQLGAILAVVVLYWDKIMSTLKNFLPSDRVPVKKCGLKFWINIGIASIPAAAIGIPFNDKIEEKLFYPWPVTIALIVGAIWMIYAENRYRNNSKTTSIDNINAKQAIIIGLFQCLALWPGMSRSASTIIGAWIVGLSTVAAAEFSFFLAIPAMIGASGMSLIKHNVFSTCSSIELIALAAGFIVSFIVALVVIDKFIAFLKKKPMKVFAIYRIALGIILIILLYSNIIKWH; this is encoded by the coding sequence ATGCTATTAATATTAAAAGCAATAATAATAGGAATAGTAGAAGGTATAACGGAATTTCTACCAGTATCCTCTACAGGACATATGATAATAGCCGGATCCCTTATAGGATTTGATGGAACAGTGTACAGAAAAGCTTATACAGATATGTTTAGTGTTGTTATACAATTAGGAGCTATATTAGCGGTGGTGGTTTTATATTGGGACAAAATTATGAGTACTCTTAAAAATTTTTTACCAAGTGATAGGGTACCAGTAAAAAAATGTGGTTTAAAATTTTGGATTAACATAGGAATTGCATCCATACCAGCAGCGGCTATAGGAATCCCATTTAATGATAAAATAGAAGAAAAATTATTTTATCCATGGCCGGTAACAATAGCTTTAATTGTAGGAGCTATATGGATGATATATGCGGAAAATAGATATAGAAATAATTCTAAAACTACTAGTATAGATAATATAAATGCTAAACAAGCTATTATTATAGGATTGTTTCAATGCTTAGCATTATGGCCAGGTATGTCTAGATCAGCATCTACAATAATAGGAGCCTGGATAGTTGGGTTATCTACAGTGGCAGCAGCGGAATTTTCATTCTTTTTAGCTATACCAGCAATGATAGGGGCATCAGGAATGTCGTTAATAAAGCATAATGTATTTAGTACATGCTCTTCTATAGAATTGATAGCTTTAGCAGCTGGATTTATAGTATCTTTTATAGTAGCTCTTGTAGTAATAGATAAATTTATAGCATTTTTAAAGAAAAAACCAATGAAAGTTTTTGCTATATATAGAATAGCTTTAGGAATAATTTTAATTATTCTTTTATATTCAAATATAATAAAGTGGCATTAA
- a CDS encoding ComEC/Rec2 family competence protein: MKLKKKNLIIACLLICLSIIFTACSQQSSNAINTSNKSNELKVHYIDVGQGDSILVQTKEKNILIDAGTRKSSDNLINYLKKQHIKKLDYVIATHPHEDHIGGMPKVIDEFEISNFYAPKKTANTKIFKDMILQLKKKNLKINVAKKGISLDLSNDISLDFLAPVKDNYENTNDYSAVVKLTHGNTKFLFTGDAEKTSEKDILNSNEDLSANVLKVGHHGSHSSSSKEFLDKINPKIAIISCGKNNDYGHPHKETMKELKKRNIEVYRTDIDGNILLTSDGENIKKN; this comes from the coding sequence ATGAAACTTAAGAAAAAAAATTTAATAATAGCTTGTTTATTGATATGCTTATCAATTATATTTACAGCTTGTTCTCAGCAGTCCTCTAATGCTATTAATACTTCTAACAAATCTAATGAGTTAAAAGTTCATTATATAGATGTTGGACAAGGAGATAGTATTCTAGTTCAAACAAAAGAAAAAAATATATTAATAGATGCTGGAACTCGTAAAAGTTCTGATAATCTAATAAATTATTTAAAAAAACAACATATAAAAAAATTAGATTATGTAATAGCCACTCATCCTCATGAAGATCATATAGGTGGAATGCCAAAGGTTATTGATGAGTTTGAAATTAGTAATTTTTATGCTCCTAAAAAAACTGCTAATACTAAAATTTTCAAGGATATGATATTACAACTTAAAAAGAAAAATTTAAAAATTAATGTAGCTAAAAAAGGTATATCTTTAGACCTATCTAATGATATCTCCTTAGATTTTTTGGCTCCAGTTAAAGATAATTATGAAAATACAAATGATTATTCTGCAGTAGTAAAATTAACTCATGGAAATACAAAATTCCTATTTACAGGGGACGCAGAAAAAACAAGTGAAAAGGATATTCTAAATTCAAATGAGGATTTATCTGCTAATGTACTTAAAGTTGGGCACCACGGCAGCCATTCTTCATCCTCTAAGGAATTTTTAGATAAGATTAATCCTAAAATAGCTATAATAAGTTGTGGTAAAAATAATGACTATGGACATCCGCACAAAGAAACTATGAAAGAATTGAAAAAAAGAAATATCGAAGTTTATAGAACAGATATAGATGGAAATATACTTTTAACAAGTGATGGAGAAAACATTAAAAAGAATTAG
- a CDS encoding lysophospholipid acyltransferase family protein: MKSFILYLGFAFYMLLSLLRIIKLKYLKRKGNKEEIEKYINKSVLGWANFIVNGIGIRINKRGLENVPEGPCLFVGNHQGLLDVPVIVSSLDRYVGFVAKKEMLKLKILTYWMKEMKCVFMDRQNVRAAVKTINEGVENLKNGYSMLIFPEGTRSRGENLGEFKKGSMKLGIKAGVPIVPIAINGTYKVREANNGKIKAADVDLIVCPPIYPKELSKEEQNNLSETIKEVIQKELEKVRN, encoded by the coding sequence ATGAAATCATTTATTTTATATTTAGGTTTTGCATTTTACATGCTGCTATCTCTTTTAAGAATAATAAAATTAAAATATTTAAAGAGAAAAGGTAATAAAGAAGAAATAGAAAAGTATATTAATAAAAGCGTTTTAGGATGGGCAAATTTCATAGTTAATGGTATAGGCATACGAATAAATAAAAGAGGATTAGAAAATGTTCCTGAGGGACCTTGTTTATTTGTTGGAAACCATCAAGGATTATTAGATGTACCTGTTATAGTTTCATCCTTAGATAGATATGTAGGTTTTGTAGCTAAAAAAGAAATGCTAAAGCTTAAAATATTGACTTATTGGATGAAAGAAATGAAATGTGTTTTTATGGATAGACAAAATGTTAGAGCAGCAGTAAAAACCATAAATGAAGGTGTAGAAAATTTAAAAAACGGATATAGTATGTTGATATTTCCAGAAGGTACAAGGAGTAGAGGGGAAAATTTAGGAGAGTTTAAAAAGGGAAGTATGAAATTAGGTATAAAAGCAGGGGTGCCTATAGTGCCTATAGCTATTAATGGTACCTATAAGGTGAGAGAAGCTAATAATGGGAAGATAAAAGCTGCAGATGTAGATTTAATAGTATGTCCACCAATATATCCTAAAGAGCTTTCTAAAGAAGAACAAAATAATTTATCTGAGACTATTAAAGAAGTTATACAAAAGGAATTAGAAAAAGTAAGGAATTAA
- a CDS encoding 2-isopropylmalate synthase produces the protein MMVKIVKSSYSHVLQNISSANLYKDLFPYDEIPKVTFNDIQVPMDLPKDIWITDTTFRDGQQSMPPYTTEQIVKIYDYIHKLDNESGIIRQTEFFLYSEKDRKAAEICLDRGYKFPEVTSWIRASKEDFKLVKEMGIKETGMLMSCSDYHIFKKLNTTREKAMNMYLEIAEEALANGIVPRCHLEDITRADFYGFVVPFVNKLMELSNKANIPVKIRACDTLGLGVPYSGASLPRSVQGIIHGLRYCCNVPSERIEWHGHNDFYGVVANASTSWLYGCSSVNTSLLGIGERTGNCPLEAMIIEYGQLKGNTANMNLHVINEIAEYFEREMNYKIPPRTPFVGSEFNVTRAGIHADGILKNEEIYNIFNTEKILDRPVVVAVNQYSGLAGIAAWINTYFKLKGENKIDKKDERILAIKEWVDNQYENGRTTIIGNNELEIIVKQLIPDLFQRAS, from the coding sequence ATGATGGTTAAAATAGTTAAGTCTTCATATAGTCATGTGCTTCAAAATATATCAAGTGCTAATTTGTATAAGGATTTATTTCCATATGATGAAATACCAAAGGTAACATTCAATGATATACAGGTTCCAATGGACTTACCAAAGGATATATGGATTACTGATACAACATTTAGGGATGGACAACAATCAATGCCACCATATACTACAGAACAAATAGTAAAAATATATGATTATATTCATAAATTAGATAACGAATCTGGGATAATAAGGCAAACAGAATTTTTCTTGTATTCTGAGAAGGATAGAAAGGCAGCAGAAATATGTTTAGATAGAGGTTATAAGTTCCCAGAAGTTACTTCATGGATAAGAGCAAGCAAAGAAGATTTTAAATTAGTTAAAGAAATGGGAATAAAAGAAACTGGCATGCTTATGTCTTGTTCAGATTATCATATATTTAAGAAACTTAATACAACAAGAGAAAAGGCTATGAATATGTATTTAGAAATTGCTGAAGAAGCTTTAGCTAATGGAATTGTTCCAAGATGTCATTTAGAAGATATAACAAGAGCAGATTTTTATGGCTTCGTAGTTCCTTTTGTAAATAAATTAATGGAACTTTCTAATAAAGCTAATATTCCTGTTAAAATAAGAGCTTGTGATACTTTAGGATTAGGGGTTCCTTATAGTGGAGCATCACTACCAAGAAGTGTTCAAGGAATTATTCATGGACTTAGATATTGCTGTAATGTTCCTTCAGAGAGAATAGAATGGCATGGACACAATGATTTTTATGGTGTAGTAGCAAATGCTTCAACATCATGGCTTTATGGATGCTCATCTGTAAATACTTCTCTTTTAGGTATAGGAGAAAGAACAGGAAATTGTCCGTTAGAGGCTATGATTATAGAATATGGACAATTAAAAGGTAATACCGCTAATATGAACTTACATGTTATAAATGAAATAGCAGAATATTTTGAGAGAGAAATGAACTACAAAATACCACCAAGAACGCCTTTTGTAGGAAGTGAGTTTAATGTTACAAGAGCTGGTATCCATGCGGATGGTATATTAAAAAATGAGGAGATATATAATATTTTTAATACAGAAAAGATTTTAGACAGACCAGTTGTGGTTGCTGTAAATCAATATTCAGGTTTAGCTGGTATTGCAGCTTGGATAAACACTTACTTTAAATTAAAAGGTGAAAATAAGATAGATAAAAAAGATGAAAGAATTCTTGCTATAAAAGAATGGGTAGATAATCAATATGAAAATGGTAGGACAACAATAATAGGAAATAATGAATTAGAAATTATAGTAAAACAGCTTATACCAGACTTATTTCAAAGAGCTAGTTAG
- a CDS encoding aconitate hydratase has protein sequence MGLTLTEKIIKSHLVKGNMTKGEEIAIKIDNTLTQDSTGTMAYLQFEALGIDKVKTKRSVAYIDHNMLQTGPENADDHLYIQTVAKKHGIYFSKPGNGICHQVNLERFGVPGETLLGSDSHTPTGGGIGMLAIGAGGLDVAVAMAGGEYYINMPKVVKVNLIGKLSSFVSAKDVILEVLRRLSVKGGVGKIFEYTGEGVKTLTVPERATITNMGAELGATTSIFPSDEITKEFLQAQEREGDYKYLVADEDAIYDEELEINLSELKPLAACPHSPDNIVPVSELKNIKVNQVAIGSCTNSSYRDMLRTASILKGKTVSENVSLVIAPGSKQVLNMMANNGALTDLVMAGSRILECACGPCIGMGQSPCTEGVSLRTFNRNFEGRSGTKSANVYLVSPEVAAVSALTGYITDPTELNDFQDIKMPNKFLINDNLIIEPSKDGEVVEVKRGPNIKPFPKSEALKELVTGKVLTKVGDNITTDHIMPSNAKLLPYRSNVPYLSNFCLTPCDEKFPEKAKENGGGIIVAGTNYGQGSSREHAALAPVYLGIKAVLAKSFARIHKANLINNGILPLVFEKEEDYDSINEMDELIIENVLDQVEIGKIEVINKTKGTKYKALLEATDRQKNMIVKGGLLNLIKSIQ, from the coding sequence TTGGGTTTAACATTAACAGAAAAAATAATAAAGTCCCATTTAGTAAAAGGAAATATGACTAAAGGAGAAGAAATTGCTATTAAAATAGATAATACTCTAACTCAGGATTCTACAGGAACTATGGCTTATCTTCAGTTTGAAGCCTTAGGTATAGATAAAGTAAAGACTAAAAGATCGGTGGCTTATATAGATCACAATATGTTACAAACTGGACCAGAGAACGCAGACGATCATTTATATATACAAACAGTAGCTAAAAAGCATGGAATTTATTTTTCAAAGCCAGGTAATGGAATATGCCACCAAGTTAATTTAGAAAGATTCGGCGTACCTGGAGAAACTTTATTAGGATCCGATAGTCACACTCCAACAGGAGGTGGCATAGGAATGTTAGCTATAGGTGCTGGTGGATTGGATGTAGCAGTAGCTATGGCAGGTGGGGAATATTATATAAATATGCCTAAAGTAGTTAAGGTAAATTTAATAGGAAAATTAAGCTCCTTTGTATCTGCAAAAGATGTTATTTTAGAAGTTTTAAGAAGATTATCTGTAAAGGGTGGAGTAGGAAAAATATTTGAATATACAGGAGAAGGGGTAAAAACTCTTACAGTTCCAGAAAGAGCAACTATAACTAATATGGGGGCAGAACTGGGAGCTACTACATCAATTTTCCCATCAGATGAAATTACTAAGGAGTTTTTACAAGCTCAAGAAAGAGAAGGAGATTATAAGTATTTGGTAGCAGATGAGGATGCTATTTATGATGAAGAATTAGAAATAAATTTATCAGAGCTAAAACCTTTGGCAGCCTGTCCACATAGTCCTGATAATATAGTACCAGTATCAGAACTTAAAAATATAAAAGTAAATCAAGTAGCTATAGGTAGTTGCACAAATTCCTCTTATAGAGATATGTTAAGAACTGCTAGTATATTAAAGGGAAAAACTGTATCAGAAAATGTATCTTTAGTTATAGCTCCAGGTTCTAAACAGGTTCTAAATATGATGGCTAATAATGGAGCTTTAACAGATTTAGTTATGGCAGGATCAAGAATATTAGAATGTGCTTGTGGGCCATGTATAGGAATGGGTCAATCCCCTTGTACAGAAGGGGTATCCTTAAGAACTTTTAATAGAAATTTTGAGGGTAGATCTGGAACAAAATCCGCTAATGTATATTTAGTAAGTCCAGAAGTAGCGGCAGTTTCAGCTTTAACAGGATATATAACAGATCCTACAGAATTAAATGATTTTCAAGATATAAAGATGCCTAATAAATTTTTGATAAATGATAATTTAATAATAGAACCATCTAAAGATGGAGAAGTTGTGGAAGTTAAGAGAGGTCCTAATATAAAGCCTTTTCCTAAATCAGAAGCTTTAAAAGAATTAGTAACTGGAAAGGTATTAACTAAGGTGGGAGATAATATTACAACGGATCATATAATGCCATCTAATGCTAAGCTTTTGCCTTATAGATCTAATGTACCTTATTTATCAAATTTTTGCTTAACTCCTTGTGATGAAAAATTCCCTGAAAAAGCTAAGGAAAATGGAGGAGGTATAATAGTTGCAGGAACAAATTATGGGCAAGGTTCTAGTAGAGAACATGCAGCCTTAGCTCCTGTTTATTTAGGAATAAAAGCAGTTTTAGCAAAATCCTTTGCTAGAATTCATAAAGCAAATCTAATAAATAATGGTATATTGCCTTTGGTTTTTGAAAAAGAAGAAGATTATGATTCTATAAATGAAATGGATGAATTAATAATAGAAAATGTATTAGACCAAGTGGAAATAGGAAAAATAGAAGTGATAAATAAAACTAAAGGTACAAAATATAAAGCTTTATTAGAAGCAACAGACAGACAGAAGAATATGATTGTAAAAGGTGGTTTATTAAATTTAATTAAAAGTATTCAATAA